TTATTGAGTCAATCATATTTTCTTGCTGTAATCATCTTCCTTTTCCACCACCAGCACACAATGTGTACTTTTTGGAGTTGAAGTGGGTGTAGTGAGAGTAGCTATGGGTTTAGGAGATGGTTGAGGTCCCAGCGTGAAATTGAGGgtgacaaatttttttattttttattaatttcatttttagattgaatttggatatttaataattaattacaaatatatccttcttttttctttttttttcagttttaacaaaattttgacGGAAAGGATCACATTTGTTAATATATACAAACACAGGGattaaattggccaaattgatAACACGGGAATTAAATTGGCCAATAAGATAAAATACAAGGaccattttaacatttaaaagTTTTAGTTATGTGGATCCATTGGCGGACTTACACATGAGTAAGGAGGTGCAACTGCACCTCCCTAGTCGAAAAATCCTTTGAGGTGTTCGGAATAAGTGCCATATATGTAAAACCATAGTATtacaactaattaataaaCCTTGGGAAAACGATGGTGTGGATCCTCTGGAAATATTGCTTTCTTTATGGAATTTGGATGATTAGTTTGTTGGTTACTATTGGCACCACGTATCTTACATGCAAGTTTAATTTGCTGGTATGCCTCATCACCGGACAACACATCCCTTCTCAGCCTTGCTACGTGGCAGCAAATGGGGGCCGCTGACCCGACTTTCATACCGTAAGCAAATTTAAGGAAGTTACCGTTGCGTTGGCCCGCCTGACGGAgcccaaaaattttaaaaactagcCGTTGCAACTTGCAATTGCACTACTTTCGTTGATTTTCTCAATCCCCAAGTCTATTTCTTCCCACGAAACGTAAAAACCGCTTTTTGATCGGAAAgttcacaatttttctttcctgcCTATTGGAATTGGATAGAATCCTTACTGGGTTTGGACGTGCATAGTGTGATGGCTTCAAGAACTGCGACCAAAGACATTATCACTCTACGTGGTTCAGCGGCTATCGTCAGCGAGTTCTTCGGTAATTTTATTGTCTGTTGGATTTGATTGTCATTTGTCTTTGTTGGGCTTTGTTCGGTTTCTAAGAAATCTTTCGCTGATCTCTGTATTTCGTATTTCTTTGCAATTCCTCTTTCAGGATATTCAGCGAACAGGTAATGATCACACGGGATCTTGATCTTTGTTCTTGTGCTTTATGTTATCTTTTGGAGGTTTTCCCCTTTTGGCGACTTACTTCTTGGATCTTGAAATTAATTGTGGTTGGATACatgggtttttttcttttagtattCTGTACAATCGAGGAGTGTATCCTGAAGAAAGCTTTGTAAAGGTGAAGAAATATGGGCTGCCCATGTTGCTTACTCAAGATGAAGGCCTCAAATCCTTCATCGCCAACCTAACTGCTCAGCTTTCTGGTAAGTAATACCTATTTAGGGTTTTATCGTTTCGGGTCTGTTTGTGTCTAATTCTTAATTTAACAACTCAACTTTGAAAGTATGAAACGATTTATTCATCTGCACCAAATACAATTACATGGGTAGATTGAAATATGTTGTTCTTGGGTGACTGAtattttatattcttcaatcTTGTAAAGAATGGCTGGAATCTGGCAAGTTACAGAGAGTTGTTCTGGTCATACTGAGCAAGGCGACTAATGAGGTTCTAGAGAGGTGGAACTTCAGCATTGAGACTGACAATGAGGTCGTTGAGAAGGGGTAATTCAATtcaactttgaatttttttaactgTGTCCCTCATGTTGCATACAGTTAtcaatttttcaattcttttctaAATCTCTTCTCactgttttgtttggtttgattgAAGGGAGTCGAGGGAAAAGAGTGACAAGGAAATCATGAGGGAGATTCAAGCAATCATGAGGCAGATTGCTTCAAGCATTACTTACTTGCCGTGCCTTGATGAAGCCTGTAAGAGCACACTCATTCatccaattgaaaaaaatggaTTTCTTTGACCTTGGTGTTTGTCAGGTTCATGTGTTCTGTTCTATTGTTTGCTTTAGGTGTGTTTGATGTTTTGGCGTACACGGATAAAGATCTTGCAGTCCCATTCACTTGGGTCGAGAGTGACCCCAAACTGATTGCAAATCCACAAATTGTGAAATTGCATTCCTTTGACACCAAGGCAAGTTCCAGAAATTGAATCCCATTTATTTAATCCATTTAGGAATCTCTTCACCATAAAAAAGGGAAATGGGTTAGGCTGCTgacaatatttttgtttgctgATCATGCAGATTCACAAGGTTGACACTCTAGTGTCCTACAAGAATGACGAATGGGATGAGCAGTAGCGGAAGGAGAGGGGAGGGGATATCCATGTTTGCTTGACTTTTGGAACTGTGAATCTTTTATTCACATTGGGTTAGAAAAATTAGTTGGAAAGAGGACGTTGACTTGATCTTATCAGTAAGATGTTTTCTGCCTTGGTGTTTGCTACCATTGGATGTTGTATAATTTGTACGTGGTGGGAGGAACTTGTGTTTGAGTTGTATTCATTTCATATAAGACAACTACCTAGCAGTTTTCATATACAAAAGGATCTTGTAGTTTCCGTATTCTTCAAAATGCACCACATAGATCACTTAATTCGCATGAATAACCATGCTTTAAAACAGAGATATCTGCAACTGTTTGATTATTTatgaagaaatcaatgaacttaaaacattttaaatgGTTTGATGGTGAGATTAAACCCCTCAAATAAATTCCTTACTCCAAACTCCTCATTGTAGAAACTCTTGATATTTAAAGATCGTTTATGAATTCCTTCACCATAATGTTCGGCCAAATAAAATGCATGAATAACCATGCTTTAAAACAGAGATATCTGCAACTGTTTGATTATTTatgaagaaatcaatgaacttaaaacattttaaatgGTTTGATGGTGAGATTAAACCCCTCAAATAAATTCCTTACTCCAAACTCCTCATTGTAGAAACTCTTGATATTTAAAGATCGTTTATGAATTCCTTCACCATAATGTTCGGCCAAATAAAATGGGCTGGCCTCAATTTGGTCTGGTATTTAAAGATCGTTTCTGCATTCATTCACCAAAATGTTCGGCCAAATATAATGGGCTCCCTCAGTTTGGGCTAGGAGAGTAGAACTAAGTTTGGGCTAGCATGAACCCCTAAAgttcacaaaagaaaaaaatattttggcaTGAAAAATCTGATTCCCTTTCCCTCTTGGAGAAAGTGGAATGGAATCACTCCCATTCCCTTTAGTAAACATGCCCTAAGACTTAACCATGGTCCCTCACCagcagaagaaaaataatacagCGCCAATATTTAGTCGTAGAGAAACGGAAAATTCTCTCATTTTGGTCAAATCAGTGCACACAAAAGATACATTGtaattaatagaaaataaaatgtttaaTCTGTCCAAAAATGAAGCATGGCAGAAACAAGAGAATCACGTATTTACACCCAAACGTAATTACTAGAAAAGGATATTTTTAATCTGTCCAAAAATGAGTTGTAGAAGGCTTGAAActtctttatattttgaaaagtaCATATTTACAAACATCAAAGTCCAGGCCAGTATGTGCAATATTAAAATCTGTGCCTAAGTGCTTTGTCCTT
This DNA window, taken from Prunus dulcis unplaced genomic scaffold, ALMONDv2, whole genome shotgun sequence, encodes the following:
- the LOC117613242 gene encoding mitotic spindle checkpoint protein MAD2, producing MASRTATKDIITLRGSAAIVSEFFGYSANSILYNRGVYPEESFVKVKKYGLPMLLTQDEGLKSFIANLTAQLSEWLESGKLQRVVLVILSKATNEVLERWNFSIETDNEVVEKGESREKSDKEIMREIQAIMRQIASSITYLPCLDEACVFDVLAYTDKDLAVPFTWVESDPKLIANPQIVKLHSFDTKIHKVDTLVSYKNDEWDEQ